Within the Eucalyptus grandis isolate ANBG69807.140 chromosome 1, ASM1654582v1, whole genome shotgun sequence genome, the region attaATGACCGTCCCATAAATACTAATTAGTtaacaaattaaagaaattttataatttatattttgaaaatcgaattaaTCTAATAAAGTGTATCGATCTTTGTTAGTGAGTGCCGTCGAGACACTTGTTAACATTAAAGAAATATTCTCTTATCTGATTTATCGGTTAAGCATAATGCAAGACAGATAATTATTTCAAAGAGATGAACTTTTCATAATTGAGTTATCTAATCATTACTTCACAAGCACTCCTTTACAAAATCGAAAGTACAATCAATAAACATTTTGGAGCGCACTAGTTAATAGAGTCCAATTTCTATGTCCGGTCCAACTCGAAAGTGGGTCTATGTGACAAACCGATgcctaattaatttataaacaGTGTTCCTCCTTGGAGCCCCACCAGTTCGAGCCTCCCtagaatttgaaaacaaaaatagcaATGGTAATGGTGATGATTAACGGGAGCGGAGCAAAAGAAATAGAGTGGTTGAAGAATACtttatattttctgtttttcttttttctttggaaaatcaACTTTCTAAAAAGTCTTTGCAcccatattttattttctccctaTGCTGGTGCTTCAAAACAAAGCataaaaaaccaaaatccttgatttataataataataagggttAGTtctatgaaaaatctcaaactcgaACACTTATTtactaaaactaattttttgaccacaaaaaaaaaattccaaaatcttcgttaatttccattaaattgaatcAACACTACGCAAAGCCACAAATGTATACGTCTATGATAAACGGAGAataaaactctaaattgatatgCCTGTCAGTTGTCACCCGTTATACAATTCAGCaatataatgataaaatttaatgaaaactgacggaaggtaaatttatcgcaagtgtactaatttaaggtttttttataGAATTAACTCTATTTATTAAAATACATGAAAAAACATACTCTACCTATATTCTTATACGTTATAAGGTTGAAATTCGTCTCCCTTCACACGGCCCATTTATATTCTCCTTATACCCTCCTAAGCCTGTTCTAATCAAAGCATGACATTTTCAATTGAAATCGCGATTGAAAATATATGCTGAGAAAAacattctatatatatatatatatatatattactccTATCCCATCTCTCTCGCCAAGATCCTTCTGTCTGCTGAATAAAGCCAGCCGCTACCAGTCTACCAGTCGCAGTAGAGAGCGTCACCATCCCTCCAAGCTCCATCGAAATCTCTGCGAAACCATGTCTCGATCTTCGCATCCTTAAACCCTAAAAGCGCCATGGCTCCCCTCACcctcctcctcatcttcctctcctccttcaccgcctcctcctccgccgctgGCGAGTACCCTACCGACCTCTTCTTCTCCGGGttccgccgcgccgccgccgccggcaaCATCACCCTCAGCGGCATCGCCGAGATCGACGGCCGCGGCGTCCTCCGGCTCACCAATGAGACGGGCCGCCTGATGGGCCACGCCTTCTACCCCTCCCCGGTCCGGTTCAAGAGCTCCCCGGGCGGCGGCGTCTCCTCCTTCTCCACCTCCTTCGTCTTCGCCGTCGTCCCCGAGTACCCGAAGCTCGGCGGCCACGGGCTCGCCTTCGTCGCCTCCGCCGCCAGGGACCTCCGTGCCCTGCCCAGCCAGTACCTGGGCCTCCTCAACGCCGGCGACGTGGGCAACTTCTCCAACCACCTCTTCGCCGTCGAGCTCGACACCGTCCAGGACTTCGAGTTCGGCGACATCAACGACAACCACATCGGGATCGACATCAACAGCCTGGTTTCCAACGCCTCCGCCGCGGCGGCCTATTATGCCGCCGGCGAAAACTCGACCAAGCTAGATCTGAATCTGAAGTCTGGGAAGGCGCTTCAGGCGTGGATTGATTACGATTCGGGCGAGAAGGTGATCAACGTGACGATTGCTCCTAGTTCAGTGAAACCCACGAAGCCAATCCTATCCTACAAAGTGGATTTGTCGCCGATTTTCCGCGAATTCATGTATGTCGGATTCTCTGCTTCGACTGGCCTGCTCGCGAGCTCTCATTACGTGATGGGTTGGAGTTTTCGCATCGATGGGGCGGCGAGAGCTCTCGAGATTTCGTCTCTGCCTCCGTTACCGGGCGCAAGGAAGAAGCATCCCCCCAGCACAGCTCTAGCCATAGGAATCTCGGTGTTATGCGTCGTTCTTGCAGGGTCTGCGGTTTTTCTAGTGGTCTTGATCGTCCGGAGGATCAAGAACGCCGATGTGGTCGAGGAATGGGAGCTCGAGATCGGTCCCCACCGGTTCTCCTACCAAGAACTCAAGAAGGCCACCAATGGGTTCAAGGAGAAGGAGCTTCTTGGGCAAGGCGGGTTCGGCAAAGTGTACAGGGGGACCTTGCCGAACTCCAAGATTCAGGTCGCAGTGAAGCGGATCTCGCACGAGTCGAAGCAGGGCCTCCGCGAGTTCGTGTCGGAGATCTCGAGCATCGGGCGGCTCCGCCACCGGAACCTCGTGCAGCTCGTGGGCTGGTGCCGAAAGAGGGGCGACCTCCTGCTGGTGTACGAGTACATGGCCAACGGGAGCCTGGACAAGTACCTGTTCGACGGGCCTCAGGTCACTCTAGACTGGGAACAGAGGATTCACGTCGTGAAGGGCGTGGCTTCCGGGCTCCTTTACTTGCACGAGGGGTACGAGCAGTCGGTCATCCACAGGGACGTCAAGGCCAGCAACGTCCTGCTGGACGACGAACTGAACGGGAGGCTCGGCGACTTCGGGCTCGCCAGGCTGTATGATCACGGGTCGAACCCAGGCACGACCCGGGTGGTGGGCACGCTGGGGTACCTGGCCCCAGAGACGCCAAGGACCGGGAAGGCGAGCATGAGCTCGGACGTGTTTGCCTTCGGGGCGTTCTTGCTGGAGGTGGCGTGTGGGCGCCGGCCGATCGAACACGAGGCCGGGCCGGAGGAGCTGGTCCTGGTGGATTTGGTGTGGGAGAGGTACAAAGAAGGGAGGGTCCTTGATCTGGTGGATCCTAAATTGAAGGGAGAGTTCAACGAGGGCGAGGTGATGGCGGTGTTGAAATTGGGGCTGCTGTGTTCGAATTGCAACCCGATGGAGAGGCCTACGATGAGGCATGTGGTGAGGTGCTTGGACGGGGAGCTCGACGTGCCAGAGGTGGCGACTGCGCCAAGCGGCTTCGATTGCACGAGGGCGGGCGAAGGATCCAGGTTCGAGGACTTCCGGCTCTCCTTCCCTTCCTCCTGCTTCGACAAGAGGAGCTCGTCCTCCTTTGTGGCGAACCGGGACAACAGTTTCGCATCGCTTTCGACTTCCCCTATCTCGATCCTCACCGGTAGAGGTGATAGCGGGTAGCGACGTTTGCATTCGTttgctcctctctcttttcccttcttctgcTTGACCGATTGATTTTTATTCTTGTTCTAAGATACGGATTTGTACCAAAAATGTACCATACGTTcatggttttctctttttcacccTTTGGATCGAATGATGATATCGATAATTAGACATCGTAACTTATTTACGGAACCAACGACCTATCTTTAAATGGATCGTATCGCAACATTAACGAGAAAAAGAGCAAAGGAAAGCACACTAACTCAAACTTAACATGACataattgaaaggaaaaactaaaaatgcTTGATCAAGTTAGCCGACTCGGGGGGTCCGTGCCACGTTTCCAGAGGAATCAACGTACAACCTGACCCGTTGCCGGTCGAAATCCATGGTGACGAAGGTGTTTGGTGGAACGACCTGGACACGAATCGAATCTCCGAACTCCTCTTTGACTTTCTGCTTGGCTCCCTCCGCGGTCGACCCCACGAGCTCCGGCCATGTTATCTTCTTCGGCGCCGCGTTTGCTCCACCTGAAAACGAACGGTTCGTTCTCGTCAATGTTTCATGCGATGAACCTCTTTTTCTACGAGTCTTTCCTTAACAATGCAGCAACCGGCCGGAATCGTCCGAAATGCGAACTCCATTACCAGGGAGTGGGACATCATGGACGACTTCGTGTGATACGAGAACCTTGCTTTAAtgcccaaaatatatataaagtggAGTAAAAGTAGACCCATTTTCAAAGCAATGGGTATTTTAATGTGTTAAAAGTGGCTGTTCATGATTGACCTTGTATGCATAATTTGATGTTTGAAAGTATGCCTTTTCTATATTGAAAGTATGATTGGTGTAGCTATCACGAGATGTGATGTATTTCCGATCTCATGCATGAATTATGGTGATCCAAATCGTGAGATTGAGAACAATTTTGGTGATAAGtatcaatttattaattgagGAAGACCAATGCACTTTCAACTCGAGGGACTTTTAGCAATATACTTAATTA harbors:
- the LOC108959646 gene encoding subtilisin inhibitor CLSI-I isoform X1, which translates into the protein MAEEHGNANTSQDQNGGANAAPKKITWPELVGSTAEGAKQKVKEEFGDSIRVQVVPPNTFVTMDFDRQRVRLYVDSSGNVARTPRVG
- the LOC108959646 gene encoding subtilisin inhibitor CLSI-I isoform X2; protein product: MAEEHGNANTSQDQTGGANAAPKKITWPELVGSTAEGAKQKVKEEFGDSIRVQVVPPNTFVTMDFDRQRVRLYVDSSGNVARTPRVG
- the LOC104436743 gene encoding L-type lectin-domain containing receptor kinase S.4 — encoded protein: MAPLTLLLIFLSSFTASSSAAGEYPTDLFFSGFRRAAAAGNITLSGIAEIDGRGVLRLTNETGRLMGHAFYPSPVRFKSSPGGGVSSFSTSFVFAVVPEYPKLGGHGLAFVASAARDLRALPSQYLGLLNAGDVGNFSNHLFAVELDTVQDFEFGDINDNHIGIDINSLVSNASAAAAYYAAGENSTKLDLNLKSGKALQAWIDYDSGEKVINVTIAPSSVKPTKPILSYKVDLSPIFREFMYVGFSASTGLLASSHYVMGWSFRIDGAARALEISSLPPLPGARKKHPPSTALAIGISVLCVVLAGSAVFLVVLIVRRIKNADVVEEWELEIGPHRFSYQELKKATNGFKEKELLGQGGFGKVYRGTLPNSKIQVAVKRISHESKQGLREFVSEISSIGRLRHRNLVQLVGWCRKRGDLLLVYEYMANGSLDKYLFDGPQVTLDWEQRIHVVKGVASGLLYLHEGYEQSVIHRDVKASNVLLDDELNGRLGDFGLARLYDHGSNPGTTRVVGTLGYLAPETPRTGKASMSSDVFAFGAFLLEVACGRRPIEHEAGPEELVLVDLVWERYKEGRVLDLVDPKLKGEFNEGEVMAVLKLGLLCSNCNPMERPTMRHVVRCLDGELDVPEVATAPSGFDCTRAGEGSRFEDFRLSFPSSCFDKRSSSSFVANRDNSFASLSTSPISILTGRGDSG